AGGATGATCTTCTTGCGGCCCCAGCGGTCGGCGGCCGGGCTGAGCAGGAAGGCGCCGGCCATGAGGCCGAAGAGGCCGGCCGCGAAGATGGGCCCGAACTCCGAGGGCTTGAGCCCCCAGTCTTCAGCGATGCGCGGCGCCACGTAAGCGATGGATTGGGTATCGAAGCCGTCGAGCATGGCGACGATGGCGCACAGCAGCGTCACGCGCAGCTGCAGCGGCCCGAAGGCGGCGCGGTCTGCCGCCGGGATGCCGGCGGCCATGGATGGGGTCATTTTGTCTCTCTCCGTCTTGTAGGGATGGGGGTGGCTCATGGGCCGGGGACCACAGGAAAAATCAAGGCTGGTAGTCGGGCTGCTCCTGCGGTCGGGCCTCGATGAAGGCGGGGTGCCGGTCGGCGTGCGCGTACACGGCCATGGCACGCGCATGGGGTTGGAGGTCGCAGCCTGCGCGCAGCGCGTTGGCCACCTGGGGCACCAGGCACACGTCGGCCAGCGTGAGCTGGTCGCCAAAGCACCAGGGACCGCCTTCGTCACCGTGCCTGGCAAGCAGCCGCTCCACAGCCTCGAAGCCCTCGGCCGCCCAGTGGGCGTACCAGGCGTCCTTCTGCGCCGCGCTCAGGGCCAGCGGCCCTTGCAGGTACTTCAGGATGCGCAGGTTGTTGACGGGGTGCATGTCGCAGGCGATGACATGGGCCAGCTCCAGCACACGGGCACGCAGCCGGGGCTCCAGCGGGATCAGGCGCGGCTCGGGGTGCCGCTGGTCCAGGTAGTCGAGGATGGCCATCGACTGGCCCAGGGCGAAGTCGCCGTCCACCAGCGTGGGCACGACGCGCGAGGCGTTCAGTTCGGCATAGTCCGGCGCGCGGTGCTCGCCGGTGCGGATGTTCACCCCGTGGTAGTCGGCGGGCAGCCCTTTGAGGGCCAGCGCGATGCGCACCCGGTACGAGGTGGAGCTGTTGAAGAAGCTG
This region of Acidovorax sp. GBBC 1281 genomic DNA includes:
- the maiA gene encoding maleylacetoacetate isomerase, producing MQLYSFFNSSTSYRVRIALALKGLPADYHGVNIRTGEHRAPDYAELNASRVVPTLVDGDFALGQSMAILDYLDQRHPEPRLIPLEPRLRARVLELAHVIACDMHPVNNLRILKYLQGPLALSAAQKDAWYAHWAAEGFEAVERLLARHGDEGGPWCFGDQLTLADVCLVPQVANALRAGCDLQPHARAMAVYAHADRHPAFIEARPQEQPDYQP